In Bdellovibrionales bacterium, the following proteins share a genomic window:
- a CDS encoding helix-turn-helix transcriptional regulator: MAVKRGTALISQADKKILRAFGERVRELRERKKLTVYDVTGDDMPIKSRQHWQRIEAGQKNVNLTTVFKVARSLEVRADELMRGIG; this comes from the coding sequence TTGGCGGTAAAAAGAGGAACGGCCCTAATTTCCCAGGCCGATAAGAAAATTTTGCGTGCTTTTGGGGAACGGGTACGAGAGTTGCGCGAGAGGAAGAAACTAACGGTTTACGATGTGACCGGCGACGACATGCCGATCAAGTCGCGTCAGCACTGGCAGCGTATTGAAGCTGGGCAAAAGAACGTAAATCTCACCACGGTATTCAAGGTTGCTCGGAGCCTTGAAGTAAGGGCGGATGAGTTGATGAGGGGAATTGGCTAG